The Plectropomus leopardus isolate mb chromosome 2, YSFRI_Pleo_2.0, whole genome shotgun sequence genome has a window encoding:
- the LOC121955507 gene encoding blue-sensitive opsin-like encodes MKHGRVTELPEDFWIPIPLDTDNITAFSPFLIPQDHLASSATYYGMAAYMLFLFTAGTSINALTVACTMQNKKLRSHLNYILVNLAVANLLVACVGTFMAGCAFASRYFIFGPLACKIEGFVATLGGMVSLWSLAVIAFERWLVICKPLGNFIFKPDHAIACCAFTWVFALIASVPPLFGWSRYIPEGMQCSCGPDWYTTDNKYNNESYVMFLFCFCFAVPLATIVFCYTQLLITLKMAAKAQAESASTQKAEREVTRMVVVMVLGFLVCWMPYTTFALWVVNNRGQPFDLRYASIPSVFSKSSTVYNPIIYVVLNKQFRSCMMKMLGMGSGEDDESSSTSVTEVSKVGPA; translated from the exons ATGAAGCACGGTCGTGTTACGGAGCTTCCGGAGGACTTCTGGATCCCCATACCTCTGGATACAGACAACATCACAGCTTTCAGCCCCTTCCTGATCCCCCAGGACCATCTAGCAAGCTCAGCCACCTACTATGGAATGGCAGcatacatgctttttttattcactgCGGGCACCTCCATCAATGCGCTTACAGTTGCCTGCaccatgcaaaacaaaaagctccGGTCCCACCTCAACTACATCCTGGTGAACTTGGCTGTTGCAAACCTTCTTGTGGCCTGTGTCGGAACCTTTATGGCCGGCTGCGCCTTTGCATCCAGATATTTCATCTTCGGACCACTAGCATGCAAGATTGAAGGTTTTGTGGCAACACTTGGTG GGATGGTAAGCCTGTGGTCTCTTGCTGTGATAGCTTTTGAAAGATGGTTGGTCATCTGTAAGCCACTTGGGAACTTTATTTTCAAGCCCGACCATGCCATAGCTTGCTGTGCATTCACCTGGGTGTTCGCACTAATTGCCTCAGTTCCCCCACTGTTCGGATGGAGCAG GTATATCCCAGAAGGCATGCAGTGCTCCTGTGGTCCTGACTGGTACACCACCGACAACAAATATAACAATGAGTCCTATGTGATGTTTCTcttctgcttctgctttgcTGTTCCCCTCGCCACCATTGTCTTCTGCTATACCCAGCTCCTCATCACACTGAAAATG GCAGCAAAGGCCCAAGCCGAATCTGCCTCCACCCAGAAGGCAGAGCGTGAAGTGACCAGGATGGTGGTTGTCATGGTGCTGGGCTTTCTGGTGTGCTGGATGCCTTACACTACCTTTGCTCTTTGGGTCGTCAACAACCGCGGGCAGCCTTTTGACCTGAGATATGCTTCTATACCTTCTGTCTTTTCCAAGTCCTCTACAGTGTACAACCCAATCATCTATGTTGTCCTCAACAAACAG TTCCGCTCTTGCATGATGAAAATGCTGGGGATGGGTAGTGGAGAGGATGATGAATCATCGTCAACGTCAGTGACCGAAGTCTCCAAAGTTGGGCCTGCTTAG
- the LOC121955527 gene encoding blue-sensitive opsin-like → MRANRGMELPEDFWIPVALDTNNITALSPFLVPQDHLGGTGIFYAMAGFMFFLFMGGTCINTLTIACTIQYKKLRSHLNYILVNLAVANLLVACVGSFTACCSFATRYFIFGPLACKIEGFVATLGGMVSLWSLAVVAFERWLVICKPLGNFIFKPDHAIACCAFTWVFALIASVPPLVGWSRYIPEGLQCSCGPDWYTTDNKYNNESYVMFLFCFCFAVPLATIVFCYAQLLITLKMAAKAQAESASTQKAEREVTRMVVVMVLGFLVCWMPYASFALWVVNNRGQPFDLRLATIPSCLSKASTVYNPVIYVLLNKQFRSCMMAMLGMGSLEEDSSSQSVTEVSKVGPA, encoded by the exons ATGAGGGCAAATCGTGGCATGGAGCTGCCAGAGGACTTCTGGATACCCGTCGCCCTGGACACCAACAATATCACGGCACTCAGTCCTTTCCTGGTTCCTCAGGACCACCTGGGGGGCACAGGCATCTTCTATGCCATGGCAGGATTCATGTTCTTCCTATTTATGGGTGGCACTTGCATTAACACCCTCACCATTGCATGCACTATTCAATACAAGAAACTGCGGTCCCACCTCAACTACATCCTGGTGAACTTGGCTGTTGCAAACCTTCTTGTGGCCTGTGTCGGCTCTTTCACCGCCTGCTGCTCATTTGCAACAAGATATTTCATCTTCGGACCACTAGCATGCAAGATTGAAGGTTTTGTGGCAACGCTTGGAG GAATGGTTAGCCTGTGGTCTCTTGCTGTAGTAGCTTTTGAAAGATGGCTGGTTATCTGCAAGCCACTCGGTAACTTTATTTTCAAGCCCGACCATGCCATTGCCTGCTGCGCCTTCACTTGGGTGTTTGCTCTGATTGCCTCAGTTCCCCCACTGGTCGGATGGAGCAG GTATATCCCCGAAGGCCTGCAGTGTTCCTGTGGTCCTGACTGGTACACCACCGACAACAAATATAACAACGAGTCCTATGTGATGTTTCtcttctgcttttgctttgctgtTCCCTTAGCCACCATTGTCTTCTGCTATGCCCAGCTCCTCATCACACTGAAAATG GCGGCGAAGGCCCAGGCTGAGTCTGCCTCCACCCAGAAGGCAGAGCGGGAGGTGACCAGGATGGTGGTGGTCATGGTGCTGGGCTTCCTGGTGTGCTGGATGCCGTATGCCTCCTTTGCTCTTTGGGTTGTTAACAATCGTGGGCAGCCTTTTGACCTGAGACTGGCGACTATACCCTCCTGTCTGTCTAAAGCCTCAACAGTCTACAACCCGGTCATCTACGTTCTCCTCAATAAACAG TTCCGTTCATGCATGATGGCGATGCTGGGGATGGGTTCACTTGAGGAGGACTCCTCATCACAATCAGTGACTGAAGTCTCCAAAGTTGGACCTGCTTAA
- the LOC121955517 gene encoding blue-sensitive opsin-like — translation MRGIRPTELPEDFWIPIPLETNNITALSPYLVPQDHLGSLGIFYSMSAFMFFLFVAGTGINILTIACTVQYKKLRSHLNYILMNLAVANLLVSSVGSFTCFYCFAFRYMILGPLGCKIEGFTATVGGMVSLWSLAVVAFERWLVVCKPLGNFAFKPNHAIACCALTWVFALIAAVPPLVGWSRYIPEGMQCSCGPDWYTTNNKYNNESYVMFLFCFCFSVPFFTIVFCYSQLLFMLKAAAKAQAESASTQKAEREVTRMVIVMVLGFLVCYLPYASFALWVVNNRGQPFDLRLATIPSCLSKASTVYNPIIYIFLNKQFRQCIQKMLGMSGGDDEESSTSSSVTEVSKVGPA, via the exons ATGAGGGGAATTCGCCCTACAGAGCTCCCAGAGGACTTCTGGATTCCCATCCCTCTGGAAACAAACAACATCACAGCTCTCAGCCCGTACCTGGTTCCCCAGGATCACTTAGGGAGCCTAGggatattttattctatgtcaGCGTTTATGTTCTTCCTGTTTGTGGCCGGTACAGGCATCAATATCCTCACTATCGCATGTACTGTTCAATATAAGAAGCTGCGGTCTCATCTGAACTACATCCTGATGAACTTGGCTGTGGCAAACCTCCTCGTCAGCTCTGTGGGCTCCTTCACCTGCTTCTACTGCTTTGCCTTCAGATACATGATTCTTGGTCCGCTGGGGTGCAAGATTGAAGGATTTACAGCAACTGTTGGTG GTATGGTAAGCCTGTGGTCTCTGGCTGTGGTGGCATTTGAGAGATGGCTTGTTGTCTGCAAGCCACTCGGGAACTTCGCCTTCAAGCCTAACCATGCTATAGCTTGCTGTGCACTGACTTGGGTCTTTGCTCTGATTGCTGCAGTTCCTCCTCTGGTTGGATGGAGTAG GTACATCCCAGAGGGCATGCAGTGCTCCTGTGGACCGGACTGGTACACGACTAACAATAAGTACAACAATGAGTCCTATGTGATGTTCCTCTTCTGCTTCTGCTTTTCTGTCCCTTTCTTCACCATCGTTTTCTGCTACTCACAGCTGCTTTTCATGCTGAAAGCG GCAGCGAAGGCCCAGGCTGAGTCTGCCTCCACCCAGAAGGCAGAGCGGGAGGTGACCAGGATGGTGATCGTCATGGTGCTGGGCTTCCTGGTGTGCTATCTGCCTTACGCCTCCTTTGCTCTTTGGGTTGTTAACAATCGTGGGCAGCCTTTTGACCTGAGACTGGCGACTATACCCTCCTGTCTGTCTAAAGCCTCCACGGTCTACAATCCTATAATCTACATCTTCCTCAATAAACAG TTCCGTCAATGTATACAGAAGATGCTGGGGATGAGTGGAGGAGACGATGAGGAATCATCAACAAGTTCCTCTGTCACTGAAGTCTCTAAAGTTGGACCGGCCTAA
- the LOC121955532 gene encoding red-sensitive opsin — protein MAEEWGKQVFAARRYHEETTRGSAFVYTNSNHTRDPFEGPNYHIAPRWAYNVATVWMFVVVVLSVFTNGLVLVATAKFKKLRHPLNWILVNLAVADLGETVFASTISVCNQFFGYFILGHPMCIFEGYVVSVCGITALWSLTIISWERWIVVCKPFGNIKFDAKWATGGIVFSWVWSAVWCAPPIFGWSRYWPHGLKTSCGPDVFSGSDDPGVQSYMIVLMITCCLIPLAIIILCYLAVWLAIRAVALQQKESESTQKAEKEVSRMVVVMILAYCFCWGPYTFFACFAAANPGYAFHPLAAAMPAYFAKSATIYNPVIYVFMNRQFRVCIMQLFGKQVDDGSEVSTSKTEVSSVAPA, from the exons ATGGCAGAAGAGTGGGGAAAACAGGTTTTTGCTGCCAGGCGGTACCACGAGGAGACAACAAGAGGATCTGCCTTCGTTTACACAAATAGCAATCATACCAGAG atcctTTTGAGGGTCCCAATTACCACATTGCTCCCCGATGGGCTTACAATGTGGCAACAGTCTGGATGTTTGTTGTAGTCGTCTTATCAGTCTTCACAAATGGTCTTGTCTTAGTGGCCACGGCAAAATTCAAGAAACTCCGTCACCCTCTGAATTGGATCTTGGTCAATCTTGCAGTTGCTGATCTCGGAGAGACGGTTTTTGCCAGCACCATCAGTGTATGCAACCAATTTTTTGGTTACTTTATTCTGGGACACCCAATGTGCATCTTTGAGGGATACGTTGTCTCAGTGTGTG GCATCACTGCTCTCTGGTCCCTGACTATCATCTCCTGGGAGAGATGGATAGTAGTTTGCAAACCTTTTGGAAACATCAAGTTTGATGCTAAATGGGCCACAGGTGGAATAGTCTTCTCCTGGGTTTGGTCAGCAGTGTGGTGTGCTCCCCCCATTTTTGGATGGAGCAG GTACTGGCCTCATGGACTTAAGACTTCCTGTGGACCTGATGTATTCAGTGGAAGTGATGACCCTGGTGTCCAGTCCTACATGATTGTTCTTATGATCACGTGTTGTCTCATTCCTCTGGCTATCATCATCTTGTGCTACTTGGCCGTCTGGTTGGCGATCCGTGCG GTTGCCCTGCAGCAGAAGGAATCAGAGTCAACCcaaaaagcagagaaagaagTATCCAGAATGGTCGTTGTCATGATCCTGGCATACTGTTTCTGCTGGGGACCATACACCTTTTTTGCCTGCTTTGCCGCTGCGAACCCTGGATATGCCTTCCATCCTCTGGCTGCTGCCATGCCTGCATACTTCGCCAAGAGCGCCACCATCTACAACCCAGTTATCTATGTCTTTATGAACCGGCAG TTCCGTGTGTGTATCATGCAGCTCTTTGGCAAACAAGTGGATGATGGCTCTGAAGTATCCACATCAAAGACAGAAGTCTCCTCTGTGGCTCCTGCATAA
- the gnl3l gene encoding guanine nucleotide-binding protein-like 3-like protein produces the protein MLLMTPLCARVHPPATHVRSEEKTGEVMSKAKQKRAKRLGFLGKFKNKGVQKNDASGQTKSSEQSSAQHVKDHRKPEEIRKQRVQELQDRQKISRERELMKRRNLQSYQNDILQRQRQFEQREIEMQSLEKNVNFENENSRKAYYREFKKVVEASDVILEVLDARDPLGCRCPQVEQAVIQSGTNKKIVLVLNKIDLVSKEIVEKWIKYLRNEFPTVAFKASTQQQTKNLKRSNVPVTQATTELLSTSACVGADCLMKLLGNYCRNLDIKTAITVGVVGFPNVGKSSLINSLKRARACNVGATPGVTKCLQEVHLDKHIKLLDCPGIVMATSTTDAAMILRNCVKIEQLVDPLPPVEAILRRCNKEQIMEHYGVSDFHTAQEFLAMLARRQGKLRKGGLPDTDKAAKSVLMDWTGGRISYFTHPPETHTLPTHVSAEIVTEMGKAFDWDELEKGNQEVLAESSCPDIQMGFCMETTGMTQGGRAEPPSDMDMLGGSLKETELQDETQSMEDDQDPEFGPMTVEIKSQKSKTDLPANEAVPRAPDLKDIFGVDPLQQGQALLAASKKRKKQQKRSDKIATKLSDTLTAAMDFSFSDS, from the exons ATGTTGTTGATGACGCCATTGTGTGCGCGTGTCCACCCTCCTGCCACACACGTGAGGTCGGAGGAGAAAACGGGCGAGGTTATGTCTAAAGCTA AACAAAAACGAGCCAAACGTCTCGGCTTCCTCGGAAAATTTAAG AATAAAGGTGTACAGAAGAACGATGCCTCGGGGCAGACAAAGAGTTCAGAGCAGTCCTCCGCGCAGCACGTCAAAGACCACAGAAAACCAGAGGAAATCAGGAAGCAAAGG GTTCAGGAACTTCAGGACCGGCAGAAAATCTCTAGAGAACGAGagctgatgaagaggaggaattTGCAAAGCTATCAGAATGACATCCTACAGCGACAAAGACAGTTTGAGCAGAGG GAAATTGAGATGCAGAGTTTGGAGAAGaatgtgaattttgaaaatgagaaTTCAAGAAAGGCGTATTACAGAGAATTTAAAAAG gtagtGGAGGCCTCAGATGTGATTTTGGAGGTTTTGGATGCACGTGACCCTCTTGGCTGCAGATGTCCTCAGGTGGAGCAGGCAGTCATCCAAAGCGGAACAAACAAGAAGATAGTTTTAGTTCTCAATAAAATTG ATTTGGTGTCAAAGGAAATTGTGGAAAAGTGGATTAAATATCTTCGTAATGAGTTTCCTACAGTAGCTTTCAAAGCATCCACTCAGCAACAGACCAAGAACTTG AAACGCAGTAACGTACCAGTGACACAGGCCACCACAGAGCTTCTTAGTACCAGTGCTTGTGTTGGGGCAGATTGCTTGATGAAGCTACTTGGAAACTACTGCCGCAACCTCGACATAAAGACGGCCATCACTGTAGGAGTTGTAG GTTTTCCTAATGTGGGAAAGAGTAGTTTGATCAACAGTTTGAAACGGGCACGAGCGTGCAATGTCGGAGCCACTCCTGGAGTTACGAA GTGCCTTCAAGAGGTGCATTTGGACAAACACATTAAGCTTCTAGATTGCCCCGGCATCGTCATGGCAACTTCAACGACGGATGCAGCAATGATTCTTCGTAACTGTGTGAAAATCGAACAGCTTGTAGATCCCCTTCCCCCTGTTGAAGCAATCCTTCGACGCTGCAACAAGGAGCAG ATCATGGAGCACTATGGAGTGTCAGACTTTCACACAGCTCAGGAGTTCTTGGCAATGCTTGCTCGACGTCAAGGCAAGCTAAGAAAGGGAGGACTCCCCGACACAGACAAAGCAGCAAAGAGTGTGTTAATGGACTGGACAGG GGGAAGGATCAGCTACTTCACCCACCCTccagagacacacactcttCCCACACACGTCAGCGCCGAGATTGTGACAGAGATGGGAAAAGCGTTTGACTGGGATGAGCTGGAAAAAGGAAATCAGGAGGTTCTTGCAG AGTCATCTTGCCCTGATATCCAAATGGGATTTTGCATGGAAACCACTGGAATGACACAAGGTGGTCGGGCTGAACCACCTTCTGACATGGATATGTTGGGAGGGTCCTTGAAAGAGACCGAACTCCAGGATGAAACTCAGTCTATGGAGGATGACCAGGACCCAGAG TTTGGACCAATGACAGTGGAGATAAAATCACAGAAGTCAAAGACTGACTTACCTGCAAATGAGGCAGTTCCCAGGGCTCCAGATCTGAAGGATATCTTTGGTGTTGATCCTCTACAGCAGGGCCAGGCGCTCCTGGCGGCCAGCAAGAAGaggaaaaagcaacagaaaagaTCTG acaAAATTGCCACCAAACTTTCAGACACCTTGACAGCTGCAATGGACTTCTCATTTTCAGATAgctga
- the tfe3b gene encoding transcription factor E3b isoform X1: MSSRVLLRQQLMREQAQEQERREAQQQASASQLRASDSTPAISVTLPPNAARPPPAQVPVEVLKVQTHLENPTKYHIQQAQRQQVKQYLSTTLGNNAVTQTLGVSPVQQSSSAPEVAPSASSAPNSPMALLNIGSNKEEIDDVIDDIISLESSFNDDIITLIDSGLQLPSTLPGNLLDVYHSPGMAAPTLTVSNSCPADLPKIKREITDADAKALMKERQKKDNHNLIERRRRFNINDRIKELGTLIPKSNDPYHNDISEMRWNKGTILKASVDYIRKLQKEQQRAKDIDMRQKKLEQANHSLMLRIQELEMQARLHGLSTSSGISSGLSSDPSLLHQQQVPQSGPSLPPAAVSSQNLLSMGAAVIGQSLPASFLSPPSSDSPAGVTLSSPLDLGSLSFAELDDTSASALYPDVGLGDILMDDGCTLSPERVAEPLFSPLSPGASKTSSRRSSLDMDEDL; this comes from the exons ATGTCGTCACGTGTGTTGCTGCGGCAGCAGCTGATGCGAGAACAAGCCCAGGAGCAGGAGAGACGTGAGGCTCAGCAGCAGGCCTCTGCCTCTCAGCTCCGGGCCTCTGACTCCACTCCTGCCATCTCTGTCACACTGCCCCCAAATGCTGCCCGCCCTCCTCCAGCACAGGTGCCTGTGGAGGTGCTGAAA GTGCAGACCCACTTGGAGAACCCCACCAAGTACCACATCCAGCAGGCACAGAGGCAGCAGGTGAAGCAGTACCTCTCGACCACTTTGGGCAACAACGCCGTCACTCAGACCCTGGGCGTGTCCCCTGTGCAGCAGTCCAGCTCTGCCCCTGAAGTTGCTCCTTCTGCCAGCAGTGCCCCTAACAGTCCTATGGCTCTGCTCAATATCGGCTCTAACAAGGAGGAA ATTGACGATGTGATCGACGACATCATTAGTCTTGAATCCAGTTTTAATGATGACATCATTACATTGATTGACTCAGGTCTTCAGCTGCCTAGTACG CTCCCAGGAAACCTGTTGGATGTTTACCATAGCCCTGGAATGGCAGCACCTACTCTCACTGTCAGCAACTCCTGCCCTGCTGATCTTCCAAAAATTAAAAGGGAAATTACTG ACGCAGATGCCAAAGCACTAATGAAAGAAAGGCAGAAGAAAGACAACCATAACCTCA TTGAGAGGAGGCGGAGATTCAACATCAATGACCGTATAAAGGAGTTGGGTACTCTTATACCCAAGTCGAATGACCC ATATCACAATGATATCAGCGAGATGCGCTGGAACAAAGGCACCATCCTGAAAGCCTCCGTGGACTACATCAGGAAATTAcagaaggagcagcagagagccaAGGATATCGATATGCGTCAGAAAAAGCTGGAGCAAGCCAACCACAGTCTAATGCTACGCATCCAG GAGCTGGAAATGCAGGCACGACTCCACGGCCTCTCCACCTCCAGTGGCATCTCATCTGGTCTGAGCTCTGATCCCTCTCTGCTCCACCAGCAGCAGGTCCCACAAAGCGGCCCGTCTCTGCCTCCCGCTGCAGTGTCCTCCCAAAACCTGCTGAGTATGGGCGCAGCAGTCATTGGACAGTCTCTGCCGGCCTCTTTCCTGTCCCCGCCCTCCTCGGACTCTCCTGCAGGAGTCACCCTCAGCAGCCCTCTGGACCTGGGCAGCCTGAGTTTCGCCGAGCTAGACGACACCTCCGCCTCAGCACTCTACCCTGACGTGGGCTTGGGAGACATTCTTATGGACGACGGGTGTACCCTGTCTCCAGAGCGGGTGGCTGAGCCGCTGTTTTCTCCTTTGTCACCAGGTGCCTCTAAAACCAGCAGTCGCAGGAGCAGCCTTGACATGGACGAGGACTTGTGA
- the tfe3b gene encoding transcription factor E3b isoform X2: MSSRVLLRQQLMREQAQEQERREAQQQASASQLRASDSTPAISVTLPPNAARPPPAQVPVEVLKVQTHLENPTKYHIQQAQRQQVKQYLSTTLGNNAVTQTLGVSPVQQSSSAPEVAPSASSAPNSPMALLNIGSNKEEIDDVIDDIISLESSFNDDIITLIDSGLQLPSTLPGNLLDVYHSPGMAAPTLTVSNSCPADLPKIKREITDADAKALMKERQKKDNHNLIERRRRFNINDRIKELGTLIPKSNDPEMRWNKGTILKASVDYIRKLQKEQQRAKDIDMRQKKLEQANHSLMLRIQELEMQARLHGLSTSSGISSGLSSDPSLLHQQQVPQSGPSLPPAAVSSQNLLSMGAAVIGQSLPASFLSPPSSDSPAGVTLSSPLDLGSLSFAELDDTSASALYPDVGLGDILMDDGCTLSPERVAEPLFSPLSPGASKTSSRRSSLDMDEDL; this comes from the exons ATGTCGTCACGTGTGTTGCTGCGGCAGCAGCTGATGCGAGAACAAGCCCAGGAGCAGGAGAGACGTGAGGCTCAGCAGCAGGCCTCTGCCTCTCAGCTCCGGGCCTCTGACTCCACTCCTGCCATCTCTGTCACACTGCCCCCAAATGCTGCCCGCCCTCCTCCAGCACAGGTGCCTGTGGAGGTGCTGAAA GTGCAGACCCACTTGGAGAACCCCACCAAGTACCACATCCAGCAGGCACAGAGGCAGCAGGTGAAGCAGTACCTCTCGACCACTTTGGGCAACAACGCCGTCACTCAGACCCTGGGCGTGTCCCCTGTGCAGCAGTCCAGCTCTGCCCCTGAAGTTGCTCCTTCTGCCAGCAGTGCCCCTAACAGTCCTATGGCTCTGCTCAATATCGGCTCTAACAAGGAGGAA ATTGACGATGTGATCGACGACATCATTAGTCTTGAATCCAGTTTTAATGATGACATCATTACATTGATTGACTCAGGTCTTCAGCTGCCTAGTACG CTCCCAGGAAACCTGTTGGATGTTTACCATAGCCCTGGAATGGCAGCACCTACTCTCACTGTCAGCAACTCCTGCCCTGCTGATCTTCCAAAAATTAAAAGGGAAATTACTG ACGCAGATGCCAAAGCACTAATGAAAGAAAGGCAGAAGAAAGACAACCATAACCTCA TTGAGAGGAGGCGGAGATTCAACATCAATGACCGTATAAAGGAGTTGGGTACTCTTATACCCAAGTCGAATGACCC CGAGATGCGCTGGAACAAAGGCACCATCCTGAAAGCCTCCGTGGACTACATCAGGAAATTAcagaaggagcagcagagagccaAGGATATCGATATGCGTCAGAAAAAGCTGGAGCAAGCCAACCACAGTCTAATGCTACGCATCCAG GAGCTGGAAATGCAGGCACGACTCCACGGCCTCTCCACCTCCAGTGGCATCTCATCTGGTCTGAGCTCTGATCCCTCTCTGCTCCACCAGCAGCAGGTCCCACAAAGCGGCCCGTCTCTGCCTCCCGCTGCAGTGTCCTCCCAAAACCTGCTGAGTATGGGCGCAGCAGTCATTGGACAGTCTCTGCCGGCCTCTTTCCTGTCCCCGCCCTCCTCGGACTCTCCTGCAGGAGTCACCCTCAGCAGCCCTCTGGACCTGGGCAGCCTGAGTTTCGCCGAGCTAGACGACACCTCCGCCTCAGCACTCTACCCTGACGTGGGCTTGGGAGACATTCTTATGGACGACGGGTGTACCCTGTCTCCAGAGCGGGTGGCTGAGCCGCTGTTTTCTCCTTTGTCACCAGGTGCCTCTAAAACCAGCAGTCGCAGGAGCAGCCTTGACATGGACGAGGACTTGTGA